The genomic window GTGTTTACCTTAAATAAGCACAGATATGGACTAGATAATCATTCGCTATAAAAGATTATCAAGCAGGTcctaaatagcaaaaaaaataaacacaattcttAATTTTcccaattttattacattttgtacaAGAGAGACATCTACTTCAGCTCCTTCACAGCCAGACCTGAAACGAGAGAGAGATGGGTCATATTTACAGTAATCCTTGAAGAGACAGAGTCCTGGTCTGACACAGCTGTAAGTGTTAGTGGACCGGTGGAACTGAAGTCTCTGTGATGCGAAACCCAGCACTAGGTCCATCATTATTCTAGCAAGCGTGTAAATGCACAGGGGGCACAGGACAGGCCCAAAGTGTTTGGACATCTTGCAAACTTCACACAAATCACAGAATTTCCATGGCTGTCAGTTGTAAGCACTACATAAGGACTTCGAAAAAGCTTTTTATTCCCTcatcattaagatattttaccctggaccacaaaaccagtcttaagtttcaATTTtacgaaattgagatttatgaaATCACATGAAAGCAGAATATATATACTTTCCACTGAtctatggtttattaggatcagacaatatttggctgagacacaactacttgaaaatctggaatctctgaggatgcaaaaaaaatacaaatatctaaatactTGTACAAAAAAGGTTGTCCAAATAAAGatcttagtaatgcatattactaatcaaaataagttttgatatatttattgtaggaaatttactaaatatcttcatggaacaggaGCTTTACctaatatactaatgatttttggaataaaagaaaaatcgataattttgacccatacaaatgttttttggataatgctgaaaatataccccagtgacttggGTTTTGTGCTCTAGGGTCACATATTTAAGCTTTAAATCCACAGGCCTGGAAATGTTGACATTTCCTTTTAATTGTAGGTTCATCTTTACTTTCTCATTACAAGATCTgcatattattagatttttaatcaaaccaaaacaacatTTCAACAAACATTTAGCACAATGAGGTCGATAAAATTTCTGCAAAAGCATTACGCTGCACAACCAGTTCATGCATTTATAACAACACTATTCCTGATGTTTCCTGATACGATCTCGGCCGTTTCATGGTGTTTGAGGACTCACCTGGTGGCAGGGACTGCTTGAGCTTCTCCGCCTTCTCTTTGTCTGTGATGACCAATGTGTACAGGTATCTGCTGCAGCGGACCTTGAACTTCACATTGTCCTTGTTCTTCTTGATCTTGACAGCTGTTGAAAAACAATGCATGAATTTGGAAAAAGTCCATCAAAACTAGTAAACATTTTTCCATGCAAATATGCTAAgaattcagaaatgtaaaaaaaaaatgatactgaTTAACAAAGTCAGCATATCACAAATCACAGAATGAACCCATTCTTGAAATTCTGTTCTATCAGACCACAAGTACAAAATCTGTTCAGACTTAAATCAGGACTCGTCAATCCTGGTCCTGTAAAAACCCCAATAACTACACATTCTGGATGTCTCATTCAACACAAGACTCCTGGTGCATTCAAGTCATGTTGGATAGATCGTTTTTAGGAGTTGaacacaaaaacagcacaaagtcAAACAATTTTCTTCAAAGCCCTGCGCTTCTGAATCAGTGAGATATGTATTGACGTAAATTTGCTGacatgataaaatatatttttttttgtaacgtaCAATAAAACTGCAGGTTACATATACACAATATTATACAATTGTAGAATTTCCATAGGATAAGGATTCAGTTTACATCACCttcataaattgaataaaaacagaaataaatccacagaaataaaaaaaacgatGCACATTTTCGACAATTTTTCTTAGATGTAGAGTTTAATATAATCGTTGAATTTTATATAGAAAAGAGAAATTGCCATTTAGTTCTGACTTGAACGCACCTTGTGTCAATTTCCTTGTCAACTCATGAATAATAAGTTCCCAGGAGAACTATAAATGTATCAATAGATCAGCTCATTTCTAGAGTCTCTGAACTGGAAGTGTGTCTCCAATTTGAAAGACATCCAAACAGTGCAGTCCTCCATGATTGAGATGCACAGTTTTTAGTAATGTGAATGGTTTAAGtaaaacttaatatttaatagttaACAGAATCAAAACAAACCACATAAGTGCGTGCAAACGACGTCACAATAAAAAGCAGCACACATCAGTAACTTACAGGAGAAACCTAAAaaggaaaaaacttttttttaatcagaaatgaAACTTACACTTTGCGTCCTTCCTCCTTGCTGTAAGCAGGAAATCTTTGATTTCTTCAATTTTTCGTGGCTGTAAATAAGAAAAACACATTAGACACTACGAAAATTAGGCTAAACGTTAGCACTCGGCTTATTCGAGATCTTAAAATAGCCATTTCTCGACTGCTTGTTTATGATTATAGAACAAACCtataatattttcacatttagacCGATTCACTACttgataatttataaaaaaaaaaacaggttcttcaTCAGCGTGACAATCCATTATTTCTCCGCCATTAGCCGCCTTCTGCTAACCCATGATTTTACTTTAAAGCAGGTTTAGCTTATCGTTTTAGAACAAACGTGACTAAACTGATGTACACTATATTTCTCCATTCAATAAAAATCGCGcaagtaatatatttataaacattctCACCATTCTGTTTCAGGAGCGACTCGACCCTGCAATACAGAAAAACACTTTATTACCTCGCTATTCTACACAACTTCTAAGAAATATCTCGAGTAATAACACATTTACACTTCATCTTTCACACCATATATGTATGAAAGGTGGATATTGACGGATTGATGCAGATTTACATGGATTCATTAGACagagctaaaatgctaacacttacACGTCCTGCGAGCGAGGGGGGAAAAGGGGCGGGACTTCCGCGTGAATGTGTAATATAAACCAGCTACGGTGGCTCAAGAGGGACTCTCTGGACTAAAAAAAGCGATACTCACAGCGACATCTACAGGTACAGCATGAATATATcat from Carassius auratus strain Wakin chromosome 1, ASM336829v1, whole genome shotgun sequence includes these protein-coding regions:
- the LOC113104119 gene encoding 60S ribosomal protein L38 gives rise to the protein MPRKIEEIKDFLLTARRKDAKSVKIKKNKDNVKFKVRCSRYLYTLVITDKEKAEKLKQSLPPGLAVKELK